In one window of Zingiber officinale cultivar Zhangliang chromosome 11A, Zo_v1.1, whole genome shotgun sequence DNA:
- the LOC122031445 gene encoding amino acid transporter AVT1H-like, with protein sequence MKAANCVIGMDESKVCACASEANAKATSSFTHSVINMVGMLIVGSGMGQLLAPYALENGGWSSTLLLIGFGIMCTYTAHIIGRCLDDDGGDSKSYQDIGEQAFGSKGRIVASAFIYLEIFFAPVSYTISLSDNPVLVALPTLWLRDMSSISFLSLGGIHMSLLMFATVAWVAAFGGVEGSHEILALRVEMLPRISGLYMFNFAGHIVFPNIYTAMKDPSKFTKVSIASFAIITLLPLP encoded by the exons ATGAAGGCCGCGAATTGTGTGATTGGCATGGACGAGAGCAAAGTCTGTGCCTGTGCGAGTGAGGCAAATGCCAAGGCCACCAGCTCTTTCACGCATTCTGTCATCAACATGGTCGGCATGCTTATAG TCGGTTCAGGGATGGGGCAGTTGTTGGCTCCCTACGCACTAGAGAACGGAGGATGGAGCTCGACGCTGCTGCTCATAGGCTTCGGAATCATGTGCACGTACACCGCGCACATCATCGGCAGGTGCCTCGACGACGACGGCGGTGACTCCAAGAGTTACCAAGACATCGGCGAGCAAGCGTTTGGATCCAAAGGCAGGATCGTAGCCTCTGCCTTCATCTACCTGGAGATCTTCTTCGCGCCCGTGTCCTACACCATCTCGCTCAGCGATAACCCGGTGCTGGTGGCGCTGCCGACGCTGTGGTTGCGGGACATGTCGTCGATCTCGTTCCTCTCCTTGGGAGGGATCCACATGTCTCTGCTTATGTTTGCGACGGTTGCGTGGGTGGCGGCATTCGGCGGCGTGGAAGGGAGTCATGAGATTCTGGCACTGAGGGTGGAGATGCTCCCGAGGATCTCGGGCTTGTACATGTTCAACTTCGCTGGCCACATTGTGTTCCCCAATATCTACACCGCCATGAAAGACCCTTCCAAATTCACCAAG GTGTCCATTGCAAGCTTCGCCATTATTACCTTGCTCCCCCTCCCGTAG